CCTGACGGGATCGCCCACGCGCGTGGAACTGAACAACGCGGGGGCGGTGTCGGTGTTCACGCCGCCGGCGGGTGAGGGCGCCAACACCTGGTGGTGGACCGTCTTCTCGTTCACGGTGGACGCGCAATGCCGCATCACGGTGACGCCGATCCAGACCTGGTCTGCGACCGACCCGGTCGAAGCGCCGAACACCCCGGCCACGTACTGCACGGCGTCCTGAGGACCGTGTGAGCGCCCCCGGCCGGTGTCCCACCGGCCGGGGGCTTTTTCATTCCGGGATCAGCGCACCACGCCCTTGCTGCGCAGGAAGTCGTCCACCAGCTGGAGCCGGCCCACGGGGTCTTCCAGGGCCATCAGGCGCTGCTTCGCGGCCACCGAGATGGGCAGGATCTCGCACCACCGGTTGGCCACCCAGCCCGCGTCCTCGAAGTGGAAGGGTTTCAGGAAAGGCTCGGAGCCCTGCTGCTTGAGCGTGCCGATGGCGTTGGCAAGGCCCTTGACGGTCTCGAGCTGAGACTCGGACGGCGCCACGCGCTCGTCGTTGTCGAGGGCGCGCGTGCGGCCCTCCCAGAGCCCGTCGTCGAGCTGCGTCTGCCCCACGAGCGTGAAGCGGTTCAGGCCGCGCGCACGCACCTGAAGGATGCCGGCCTGGGGCGCGTCCACCTCCATCAGCTCGGCCATCACACCGACGGCCTCGAAGGCATTGGGATCGGATGCCTTGCCGCCCTCGCTGGACTGGCGCACGGCCACCACGCCGAACGGCTTGTGTTCGCGCAGGCAGGAACTCACGAGGTCGAGGTAGCGGGCCTCGAACACCTTCAGGCTCAGCAGGCCGCCTGGAAAGAGTACGGCCTGCAGCGGAAGGAGCGGCAGTTTCACGGTCGAGGAACGAAAGCGCATGCGCGGCAGCAAAGAGGTCAATCGCGGGCGTCGAGTTCGCGGTGGCGGATCAGCGAGACGCTGCGCTTCGAGAACCGGCGGGCGAGCGTCTCGGTCAGGTAGACCGAGCGGTGCTGGCCACCGGTGCAGCCGATGGCCACCGTGAGGTAGCTGCGCTGGTCGTTCTCGAACGCGGGCAGCCAGCGGGCGATGAACGCCTCGATCTGCTCGAGCATCTCGGCCACCTCGGGCTGGGCCTCGAGGTACTGGATCACGCCGTCGTCGCGGCCCGTCTGCGCACGCAGTTCACGGATGTAATAGGGGTTCGGCAGGATGCGCACGTCGAACACGAAGTCGGCGTCGAGCGGCACGCCGTGCTTGAACGCGAACGACTCGAACACGAGGGTGAGGGCGAGGCTGCCGGCCTGCACCAGGTCGCGCATCCACAGCCGCAGCTGGGCGGGGCGCAGCTGGCTGGTGTCGACCACGGTGGAGATCTCGCGCAGTTCGGCGAGCAGCTCGCGTTCGAGTTCGATGGCGTCGTACAGGGCACGGTGGCCGTCGGGCGCCTTGTCTTCCCGGCGGCGGTTGAGGCTCTGCGACGTGGCCTGCTGCGACAGCGGGTGCGGGCGGCGCGACTCGGAGAACCGGCGCACCAGCGCGTCCGTGCCGGCGTCGAGGAACACCGAGCGGATCACCACACCTTCACCCCGCAGTTCCTCGATCAGCGGCAGCAGGTGGGGCAGCGAACCGGCGCTGCGCACGTCCACCGCGATGGCGACGCGGCGCTGCGAGCGGCCGTGCTCGAGTCGCAGGAAGTCGCGCAGCAACTCGGGCGGCAGGTTGTCGACGCAGAAGAAGCCCGCGTCTTCCAGCGCGTGCAGCGCGACCGACTTGCCGGACCCGGAGATGCCGGTGACGAGCACCACCTCGTTGAGCGCTGCGGGGTCGGGGGCTCCGGGAGCGGGGGTGTTCATGATCGTTTGCGTGCGCGGGCGGTGGTGGGGACGTCGGCGGCCACGGACAGCAGTTCCTGCGCGTGGGCGAGGCTCGTGCTGGACAGGCGTTCACCTCCCAGCATACGGGCAATTTCGGCGACGCGCGATTCCCCATGGACGGGGGTGATGTCGCTGCGCGTGCGGCCTTCGTGCGCGGCCTTCGCCACCACGAAATGGTGGTCGGCGCAGGCGGCCACCTGGGGCAGGTGCGTGACCGCCATGACCTGGCGGTCGCGGCCCAGCTGCTTCATCAGGCGGCCCACGGTGTCGGCCACCGCACCGCCCACGCCCGCGTCCACTTCGTCGAAGATCAGCGTGCCCGCGGCTTCGCCATGGGGCGCGAGCTGGCTCGTGGTGACGGCGATGGCGAGCGCGATGCGCGACAGCTCGCCCCCCGACGCCACCTTGGCCATGGGGCGCGGCGTGCTGCCGGCGTGGCCGGCGACCAGGAACTCGGCCGATTCGAGACCGTGCGACTGGGGCGTGTCCTGCTTCTGCAGCGCCACCTCGAACACGCCGCCGGCCATGCCCAGCTGCTGCATCGCGGCGGTGACGGCGTGGCTGAGCTTCGGCGCGGCGGTGCGGCGCACGCCCGACACCCGCTTCGCCTCGGAGTCGAACGTGGCCTTCGTGTCCTTGACCGCCGCTTCGAGCGCGGCCAGGTCGGCCGCGGCGTCGAGGGCGCGCAGTTCGTCCTTCCACGCCGACAGCGTGGCGGGAAGCTCGGCCGGCGTGCGGCGGTAGCGTTTCGCGAGGCCCATCCACGCGGACAGGCGGTCGTCGAGTTCCTGCAACCGCTCGGGCTCCAGGTCGGCATGGTTCAGGTAGCTGCCGAGCGTGTGGGCGGCGTCCTGCAACTGCGTCTGGGCGCTCTGCAGCACCTCGGCCACCTCGGCGAGGCGGTGGTCGTACTCGGCCACGTCCTGCAGGGCATCGGCGGCGCGGGCGGTCAGGCTGTCGGCGCTGTGGTCGGCCTCGCTGATGGCGTCGAGCGCCACGCGGGCCGCGTCCATCAGGGCCTGGGCGTTGGACAGGCGCGAGTGTTCGGCGTTGAGCTCGTCCCACTCGTCGGTGCCGGGGGCGAGCTTGTCGACCTCGTTGATCTGCCAGGCCAGTCGCTCGCGTTCGCGTTCCAGGTCGGCCTGCTGCGTGCGGGCGCGTTCCAGCGCGTCGGTGGCGGCCTTCCAGCGCGACCACGCCGCGGCGAGGGCGTCGGTGTCGAGGCCCGCGTAGGCGTCGAGCAGCCCGCGCACGGAGGCCGGCCGCGTGAGGCTCTGCCACGCGTGCTGGCCGTGGATGTCGACGAGGTGGTCGGCCGCCTCGCGCAGCTGCGCCACCGTGGCGGGGCTGCCGTTGACCCACGCGCGGCTCTTGCCCTGGGCGTCGATGACGCGGCGCAGCAGCAGCGTGTCGCCCGGCTCGAAGCCGGCGTCCTCCAGCCAGCCGGCGAGGCTGGCGGGCGCGTCGAACTCGGCCGTGATCTCGGCGCGGGCCGAACCCTCCCGCACCACGCCGGCGTCGCCGCGGCTGCCGAGGGCCAACTGCACGGCGTCGATCAGGATGGACTTGCCGGCGCCGGTTTCACCGGTGAGCACCGAGAAGCCGGCCGAGAGGTCGACCTCGAGGGACGTGACGATGACGAAGTCGCGGAGGGCCAGGCGGCGAAGCATTCAGACTCCGGTGTTCCAGTGGAGTTTTCGGCGGAGCGTGGCGTAGTAGCTCCAGCCCAGTGGGTGAAGGAATCGCACCTGGTGCGACGAGCGCGCGACCGTGATGCGGTCGCCCGGCAGCAGGCTGGCCATGCCCTGCATGTCGAAGTTGACGCTGGCGTCGCGGCCCTGGGCCACCTCGATGCTGATGCGGCCCACGTCGGGCAGCACGATGGGGCGGTTCGACAGGTCGTGCGGGGCGATGGGCGCCATCACCCAGGCCGCGATGCCCGGGTGCAGGATGGGGCCGCCGGCCGACAGCGCGTACGCGGTGGAGCCGGTGGGCGACGCGACGATCAGGCCGTCCGCGCGGAAGTTGCCCACGAACTCGTCGCCGATGGTGACCTTCAGCTCGATCATCGACGACGTGGGGCCGCGGCTCACGACCACGTCGTTCACGCCGAAGCCGTCGAAGATCAGGCGTTCGTCGCGCCACACGCCGCCTTCGAGCATGGTGCGGCGTTCCTCTTCGTAGTCGCCTGCGATCATGGGGGCGAGGGCATCGGCGAAGTGGCCGATGGGCACGTCGGTGATGAAGCCGAGGCGCCCCTGGTTGATGCCGACCAGCGGCAGCCCGAACTGGGCCAGCTGGCGGGCGCTGCCGAGCATGGTGCCGTCGCCGCCCACCACGATGGCGATGTCGCATTCGCGGCCCATCTCGGCGTGGGTGAGGGCGTTGTAGTCCGTGATGCCCGTGTTCAGCGCGGTGTCGCGCTCGAGGGACACGTCGAGCCCCTGGCGGACCAGGAACTGGGCGATTTCCTCCAGCGGCCCCTGGATGCCACGGGCCTGGTACTTGCCCACGAGTGCGGCATGACGGAAGCGTGAAGACATGCTCAGAATTACACCACAGCAACATGACGGCGCCACCCCGGGAAACCGGCCCCGATCCGGCCCCGGCCTACAATCACTTTCATGCTGGACGAGCGTGCCAAGACCCTGCTGAAAGCGCTGGTGGAGCGCTACATCGCCGACGGGCAACCCGTCGGCTCGCGCACGCTCTCCCGGGCCTCCGGCCTGGACCTGTCCCCGGCCACCATCCGCAACGTGATGGCCGACCTGGAAGACCTGGGCCTGATCGCCAGCCCCCACACGAGCGCCGGCCGCATCCCCACCGCCCGCGGCTACCGCATCTTCGTGGACACCATGCTCACCGCGCAGCCGCGCGACCTGGGCCCGGGGCCCGACGCCCCGCAGATCCACCCCGACCAGCCCCAGCGCGTGATCGCCAGCGCCGCGCACCTGCTGTCGAACCTGTCGAACTTCGTGGGCGTGGTCACCGCGCCGCGCAAGGTGGGCGTGTTCCACCACATCGAGTTCCTGCGCCTGTCCGAGCGCCGCATCCTCGTGATCCTGGTCACCCCCGACGGCGACGTGCAGAACCGCGTCATCCTCACCGCCCAGGACTACACGCAGGGCCAGCTCCAGGAAGCCAGCAATTTCCTCACCGCGCAATACGCCGGCCTGTCCATCGAGCAGGTGCGCGAGCGCCTCAAGACCGAGGTCGACGCCCTGCGCGGCGAAATCGCCACGCTGATGCAGGCGGCCGTGGCCGCCGGCACCGAGGCCGACGACCAGCAGGAACAGGTCGTCATCTCCGGTGAACGCAACCTGCTCACGGTGCAGGACTTCTCGAGCGACATGGGCTCGCTGCGCAAGCTGTTCGACCTCTTCGAACAGAAGACCCAGCTGATGCGCCTGCTCGACGTCTCGAGCCGCGCCGAGGGCGTGCGCATCTACATCGGCGGCGAGAGCCGCGTGGTGCCGTTCGAGGAACTGTCGGTGGTGTCCGCTCCCTACGAGGTCAACGGGCAGATCGTCGGCACGCTCGGGGTCATCGGCCCGACGCGCATGGCGTACGACCGGATGATCCAGATCGTGGACATCACGTCGCGGCTGGTGAGCAATGCGCTGAGCACGAAGTAAGGGCCGCAGGCCTCGGCCTACGGCACCCGCCATCGCCGTCCGACACCTCGCTCCTGGCA
This genomic stretch from Piscinibacter gummiphilus harbors:
- a CDS encoding LON peptidase substrate-binding domain-containing protein, which produces MKLPLLPLQAVLFPGGLLSLKVFEARYLDLVSSCLREHKPFGVVAVRQSSEGGKASDPNAFEAVGVMAELMEVDAPQAGILQVRARGLNRFTLVGQTQLDDGLWEGRTRALDNDERVAPSESQLETVKGLANAIGTLKQQGSEPFLKPFHFEDAGWVANRWCEILPISVAAKQRLMALEDPVGRLQLVDDFLRSKGVVR
- the rapZ gene encoding RNase adapter RapZ gives rise to the protein MNTPAPGAPDPAALNEVVLVTGISGSGKSVALHALEDAGFFCVDNLPPELLRDFLRLEHGRSQRRVAIAVDVRSAGSLPHLLPLIEELRGEGVVIRSVFLDAGTDALVRRFSESRRPHPLSQQATSQSLNRRREDKAPDGHRALYDAIELERELLAELREISTVVDTSQLRPAQLRLWMRDLVQAGSLALTLVFESFAFKHGVPLDADFVFDVRILPNPYYIRELRAQTGRDDGVIQYLEAQPEVAEMLEQIEAFIARWLPAFENDQRSYLTVAIGCTGGQHRSVYLTETLARRFSKRSVSLIRHRELDARD
- the recN gene encoding DNA repair protein RecN; the protein is MLRRLALRDFVIVTSLEVDLSAGFSVLTGETGAGKSILIDAVQLALGSRGDAGVVREGSARAEITAEFDAPASLAGWLEDAGFEPGDTLLLRRVIDAQGKSRAWVNGSPATVAQLREAADHLVDIHGQHAWQSLTRPASVRGLLDAYAGLDTDALAAAWSRWKAATDALERARTQQADLERERERLAWQINEVDKLAPGTDEWDELNAEHSRLSNAQALMDAARVALDAISEADHSADSLTARAADALQDVAEYDHRLAEVAEVLQSAQTQLQDAAHTLGSYLNHADLEPERLQELDDRLSAWMGLAKRYRRTPAELPATLSAWKDELRALDAAADLAALEAAVKDTKATFDSEAKRVSGVRRTAAPKLSHAVTAAMQQLGMAGGVFEVALQKQDTPQSHGLESAEFLVAGHAGSTPRPMAKVASGGELSRIALAIAVTTSQLAPHGEAAGTLIFDEVDAGVGGAVADTVGRLMKQLGRDRQVMAVTHLPQVAACADHHFVVAKAAHEGRTRSDITPVHGESRVAEIARMLGGERLSSTSLAHAQELLSVAADVPTTARARKRS
- a CDS encoding NAD kinase; amino-acid sequence: MSSRFRHAALVGKYQARGIQGPLEEIAQFLVRQGLDVSLERDTALNTGITDYNALTHAEMGRECDIAIVVGGDGTMLGSARQLAQFGLPLVGINQGRLGFITDVPIGHFADALAPMIAGDYEEERRTMLEGGVWRDERLIFDGFGVNDVVVSRGPTSSMIELKVTIGDEFVGNFRADGLIVASPTGSTAYALSAGGPILHPGIAAWVMAPIAPHDLSNRPIVLPDVGRISIEVAQGRDASVNFDMQGMASLLPGDRITVARSSHQVRFLHPLGWSYYATLRRKLHWNTGV
- the hrcA gene encoding heat-inducible transcriptional repressor HrcA, with amino-acid sequence MLDERAKTLLKALVERYIADGQPVGSRTLSRASGLDLSPATIRNVMADLEDLGLIASPHTSAGRIPTARGYRIFVDTMLTAQPRDLGPGPDAPQIHPDQPQRVIASAAHLLSNLSNFVGVVTAPRKVGVFHHIEFLRLSERRILVILVTPDGDVQNRVILTAQDYTQGQLQEASNFLTAQYAGLSIEQVRERLKTEVDALRGEIATLMQAAVAAGTEADDQQEQVVISGERNLLTVQDFSSDMGSLRKLFDLFEQKTQLMRLLDVSSRAEGVRIYIGGESRVVPFEELSVVSAPYEVNGQIVGTLGVIGPTRMAYDRMIQIVDITSRLVSNALSTK